Within the Telopea speciosissima isolate NSW1024214 ecotype Mountain lineage chromosome 4, Tspe_v1, whole genome shotgun sequence genome, the region TCTGATCACTGATGTCCGGTGATGGAGTCTAGCAACTCTGGTGgctcactggaatcttcaatttctcccaatttgatggagaactggaatcttcaagtgtgctCTGTCACTGGAGTCCTGGAGTGGTTCCTGGCAGTGTGGGAAACcactgtcttcttccttttctttcttttccttctatttccttccctttcttttcatttctcttcttttcctttcctttcctttcctttcttttcttttctcttcttttcttttcctttccttttccttttctttttctctcccttttttctttcctttcttctttcttttcttctttgtttcctccACGGAATCTAAGATTTGGGGCTTGAGATGGGGCTTCaaacttcctttttttcttctcttcttctttctttcttccttccttccttccttccttccttccttctttttttttctctcttttcccctttcttccttgGCTACAACCACAAAGAGAGGTGCTGAAACTATGATTTCAGACTATCAATGGCTTCTAGGGAGGCTGaacacatgagatggagaaggtgaTTCAAGCCATGACTACACACATCACCTATTTAGGGCTGCAACCCTTTTCCGGCGAcctctgcttctcttctctgttctctcAGCACTGCAATGGATAGATCtcgaaaaattacccaaaatcaaaaaaaagtTCACCTCATTTGGCCATTGGATGAGTGAGATATCGGGTTTAGAAGTTGGGCCATTCGTAGAGCTTAAAATGGAATCTCGAGGGCTGTGTACCTATGCGCGCGCAAGCATCATATCGGCGCTTGATTCCATGTAGCGCCAGTGCATCAGCACATTTATCAACGTCCGCCAGATCTTGACTTTGAAATATGCATGTTTTTCATACGTCAGATCGCTCAAGATCTCATCCGTCAGATCAGTATCACGAGGTAAAGTCAATGTCAAAGGCTGACAGTAGCAAGCGACGTTTCGTGCTCGTATTGGCTGTCTCGTACGGCGGCCTTCTAGCCGTTAGATCTGTCGGTGAAGGCGGGAATACTTCTCAACCATCGGATAGTCATCTATTTCACCTTGAAATGATAGGGCCTATGAGATCTTCCGAAACAGAATCTTTCTTGGGTGCTTTATATGTACGCGCTACACTCAATCAGGGACCACAGGGTCTACAGATCTGAAATAATCTGGACCGcacattcaaattttaaaatctcagTTGAATGTGATCATGTTGATCGGAATCTTCTACATCCCAACCTATCAGAGAACCCGAAATGGAATctaggccataacttcttcattttagcTCCGATTTTGAGTGCCGTTTGCAGCCACGTATCCATGACGATGAGCACTACCAATCAAAATTAGCCACATCAGCAAAATCCATACTGATTTTCTCAGGAAACCCCAAAACAATTCGGattgactaaaatgcccttcattTTAGGTGACCAAACGAGAATTGCTATAACTTCATCGTCTGAACTCGGAATTGCACGATTCCAATTGCATTTCGAAGAGAACTCGACGAACTAAAATACTCATGCAGAATGCTCCACTCAGTTCCGTCATAATACCCTCCAAAAATGTCGACGAACACACTGCTAGTGTAGAAATctatgaaatcaacattcttaatgcacctagccttcacccaaggctATTTAAAGCTTCCAAACACTGcaatgaacaatcttatgctgcCACATAATTCTCGGATGCTCCAACATCATTGCCAACATGTCACAACACTgtcaaatgatcaaaatgcccttatgagtTGTAtctgcaccaagatgcattgtgttgaccacaacaacacacatgcactgtgttgacaacaatgacaaccaacacacagtcaCTGCCATTTGCACTGTGTGTTCAACTGGAACAACATTGCTTCTATCCTACCCATTCTTAAATCAATGGTTACTCGAAAAATTGGCTCAAACCATGATACCTATTTCTAGACTGATCCCTGGTATCAAAGGCAACCACTGATTTCTAATCACCCATATTACAATCCCACCAATCTCTATCTCAAGGTAAACTAGTTCACTGATTCACTCCAACGGAAAAACTACCCTGGTGTAACCTATCCCCATCAAGATCCTTTTCTACCAAACTGGCCTCTCAATTCCTCCAAAACCATTCCACTAATATCTTTGATCAACGATACCAATTACCTTCATATTGGTGGAAAGTCTTGTGTAAATTAAAAACCCATCCAAACTTCTCCATATTTTTATAGAGAACTAGCCATGAAGCAATGCCAGTCAAGAATTCTTTGGTAAGGTGGGGCAATATAGACCCAATTTGTCCCCTATGCAATGAAGAATATGACATAGTCTAGCATGCATTGTTTGCAGGCCCCATCCTTGTGGGAATCTGGGCCTCTGGACCTCTAGACCTATTAACTGAACACATCATTCCCAATTCCATTCGACAGTTTCTACTTAACCTTTATGCTTCACTGGCTTCAAATAAATCCACTTGCTGATGGGTATTTACTATACTTTCTATATCTGCATATTTCattttagggctgcaacagagtcgggttgggccgggtctTTTAAAACTCTAGCACCACCCTGAGTTCCCTTTGTTGGGCCCCGACCTTACCCGGACTTAGGgccagaaaatcccaagcctgaCCTACCcttagggttgggccgggctgatcttgattgaccctaatcatggggaaggggagatgcatgggctggccaggctgggaagaagaagaagaacaacaaaccgaaaaaaaaaaaaaaaaaaaacgaagaaagaagaagaagagagggtcGAGTTGGGCTGGGCTAGGATCAGTTCGAcacctcaaccctgacccaacccgaaACTGACTCAGGGCTAAAAAttcccaaccctaacccaccctcagggtcaaggtatctcaacccaaacCCTGTTCGAGCTCAGGGCAGGCTTGGGccatcagggccaaacttgcacccctatttCATCTGGACACTCAAAATCCAAGTGGAAAATATGGGAACACCTCGCAAGACACACACAATCATGGTTCATATGAACAGATGGATCGCTGATCTGTATTTAATCCCTTTCATCACAGACCTAAAGGAAAAACCCACTTCCGACAATGGTAATGCATCCTTTCCTCAACTGCATGTTATGATTCCTCCTCTAATATGCCCTATTCTCATCTGTGCAAGACATTCTAACAGACTTTTGAACAAATCTGGCTAgacttttggaattttgaagGACAGTTGTTTTGTGTTGGTTGAACTGGATAGTTTTAATGCAGCATTTTGTATAGAAGCAGAAGTCAGTGGACTACTGAAGGGTCTTACTTTTGTGTTTTTCCAGGGATGGCATGACGTACAGATATGAAATGTGTCACAAGAACTGCAGCAGATCACCCTTTCCCTCAATTTGACTCTTTGTCCAGACATGGTAAGTCATTTTTGCCCTTCAATGCATTGGGATTTTTCTTTACTCTCTGAGCTTCTTCCCAAGTGTTTTATTCATAGAATTTACATTCCTTTATCTCTTGATGAGGACCATTGGTGGTGCACTCTCGCCAAAGATGGCAAATTATCTACTAAACGTGCAGCTAATTTCTTTACTCTTAATGGTTTCCAAACAACTTCCAGGAATACCAaatggtggaattttttttggaaattacccatccatcctaaatttaaaatcTTCTTTTGGTGTGTTCTTAATGCAGGAATCCCGACAAGAGGAACTACCTCAAAATGGATGACAGTCAATACTAATTGTGTTTTCTGTGGATCTTCCATGGAATCTGTTTGGCacattcttcttttttgctcCTGGGTCAAGCATATTTGGGTTGCTGGACCCCTAGGACTGAAAATTGagcatctttctttcccttgttttgaatctatatgttgtttcttcttaAAGAATAGGCTTTTTGACACTAAATCTTCAATatggttcttctctgtttttattataacctgttatttcatttgggatCTTCAAAACGAGGtcttatttgaaaaaagaaaacccaacccCTAGAGACTAATGAAGTTGGTTAATCGAAGGATTTCTGAGCTTAATATTTCTCCCCCAGTTTTAGGAGTTTTAAATCAATCAGATAATCTATCTTTGGAATATACTAACATACATGATATTGGTGATATTGGTGAGTTACCTTAATCAGAATCCCCAATTTTATGTTGCACAGGATCCTCTGAACTAGGTTTAGAAGCAGATTCATGGGCTTTTTGTGTCATTATGCAAGGGAACCTCATTTTGGCAGATGTAGGAAAGATGGTAACTCATCATCCTCTGGAGCCAGAGCTCACGGCGATGAAAAAGGGAATCGAGATGGCTCAACTTTTTGATCTACAACTGAAAGAAAATATGGTGCTCAGAGAGGAATCACTACCTTTTGTTCCTCAACCCAAAGAAGAACCTTCGTCGTGGTCTTTAGTATCTTTACTCCTAAATCTTAATACAGTTGCAAAGGAGAATACTTGAGTTTGACCAGAGATGatactatacttttttggttatCCAAGTTGTCTAGACATGATTTCAGGAGTAGTATGACATATAATCTTTTTGTACCACCTTTGACTTATTaatagatttttcttttttatcataaaaaaagaaaaagaaaaattgccCCATTTATATTTTTGAACAATTGCACTCTTTCACTCAATCCATCTATTTTTGTAATATTGGGGATAATGGGCTGACTAACATTTTTAACACACTTGCTATTAAAGCAAGTACTCTTCAACaggtttaataaaaaaaaaaaagtactctTCAACTGGGACCATTTATTTCGGGAACTGTAGAGGACATATTATATCTTTTATaaattatataattttattttctattaaaaaataaataaaacaaaacaaaacaaaaccaactTGAGGGTGAAAACcttccaagaaaataaaaatataatttttgttcattaaaaaaaacttgaaggtGATGTTGTCTCTAACCGTAAATTTTTATACCTCTCTCAAAATTGGAGGGGGTAAAGAAAACCTTATTaatagatttttcttttttatcatcaaaaaaagaaaaagaaatattgcACCCTTTATATTTTTGAACAATTACACTCTTTCACTCAATCCATCTATTTTTGTAATGGCCAAATATTCTCTATGCaacagcgcaggctgcacctagaataaaaatataatttttgttcattaaaaaaaacttgaaggtGATGTTCTTTTTAACAGTAAATTTTTATAACAATCAAAATTGGAGGGGGCAGGGGCAAGGTGATATTTTCCGCTTTGCTTGTGTGTGAGGCGCACGACAGAGTAGGCAGAAGAAGACGATCCGGATCCTTTGCCTTTATATTTTCAATCGAAGgatgttttggtattttcaaccTCTTCTTAATTAGggaaatctcatttttttttttttctctcatgaAGCTCGTGTGAACACTTAGAGTGGAAAATAGtgacttccaagttccaaccctTCTCTACCGAGTCCCATTCCATcttttcccttctcctctctctgGTCTCCATCTTCCCACAAATACAAATACCCACTTCAGAGTTTAGATCAGACACCTAATTTCCATACTTTTGGTTTCCCCATTAAATATGTAGGCACCACCTACATTTACATCTACATCTGTTGACATACTATGTAGACGCTAAAGATTCCCCAGAAAgcaaaaacccgaaacctttCTGTCTCCTTTCTCaaaaatttctttctcttttctcttcaccTTCTCTAAAGAAGTCCAGATAGAGATGGGTATGTCTGGTTGTAGAGTTATCTTCTCTCACTTCCTCTTACTGTCCGTTGCTGCTATTGTCATCAATATCAATCAAGCAAGGTTTGCCCATGTAAGTCTCTCAATTGTTTAGCTAAAAaattccctttttctcttcaattttgCTTTTCCCCAGTGTTGGTTTTAATGTATTGGGTTCTAATTGGGtatttctctgtttctttgggATGCTAAAGGGGTTGGTGGAGCATAACAGTAACTCTACAATGATGCCTTTGATCAAGCCTGGAATGGTTGGGTCTGTGGTGCTAAATGAGACTCGTCGGCGGTTGGGAACCTTCCAGATATGCGCTCTGTGTACTTGCTGTGGTGGGCCGAAAGGGCTCTGCTTGCCCTCTCCTTGCTGCTATGCCATCAACTGCAACATCCCAAACAGGCCATTTGGTTTCTGCTCCTTTACACCCAAGACCTGTAATTGCTTTGGATGCCATCTTTGATCTCTCCTCTTCAGCTTCTTCTTCGAAATCTCAACCTttcattttggggttattttagttTAGAGGTTGTAGCTCTGCTAGGTGTGTgaatggagaaagggtgaaaaAGCTCATCCGATcttgtttatttgtttattattattctcattattattataaattggTAATGTTTTAATGCTGTCTTAGTGTCTGTCACTTTGTCTACTGCCCTTACCAGTAAGTAGTCCATTACTACTTTCATTGAGACACCAGTAGTCTTGCTTAGTAATGTTATTAGAATTTtagaataaaataaggaaaaatgaaacattttgcccccccccccctctctctctctctctctctctctctctctctctctcttgattaaTAATTTTTAGGTTGGGGGTGGTGGAAGTAATAAAGGATGCAAGTGATCTCATTGCTTTAAGATCAGTTTAaataagggaggggggggggggcttctACTGTGGTGAATGATGATGCTTGGCTTGGTTATGGATGGGTAATGGTTGAACCAACCCATCAAAGGTGGGTGGAAGTTGGGTAGGAGACATTAATttcctcacttatttgttgagTATCATAATGTGCAATGGGTAGAGTTCTGCTCCTTGAGATTGGAAGGGGGAGGTGCATCATCTCTATCTCTAATGTATGTGAATTGAGAACTCCTTACTGCTTCtggttttctctttcctctttttcttgatcTAAGCATtggaccaaaaaaataaaaaagttgaTGCAAACCAGGACAAACATTGATACGGCTTCTCTTTTTTGCTTGCCAAGTCTGTGAAAGAGACACCAGTCATTCTCAATTTGCTTCACAGCTGGACTACAGACCATAGACAGTCTTTtaatattagtttttctttttatatatatatatatatttttaaaatttgggttttatattGTTATGGAGGGAGCAAATTTGAAGATTCTCAAAAGCATGTATGGTCAATGGTGGGGTAGAAGCTTTTGGCTAACTCACCAACACACATAtctccaatttcttcttccacACTTATTACCATTGAAAGAGATTCTTTACATTGTTTGGGGAATCTCATTTGTCCATCTATCTATCTGGGTCCTGGATGGTGCAAATGCACAGGGCATGTGCCCTCTTGGATAGGGAAACAAGCATGTGGTGGACATATTTATTAGGGGATGTTGGAGGGTTCATAAGATAAGGGAAAGGTGTTTTAGTTGGATAATGTAAAGTAAAGGTTTCTAAATATCTATTCATTAATATCTAAGATGGGATATGGGATCTGAAGGAATGGAATCTAAGACCATGGTCAAGCCTGATTCTATTGTTACAAAAGTGATGGTTGGCATAGTTAAATACTAAAAGGAAATGTGGAGTTCTTGGGTACTCCATTCATGGAAACTCCTTTAGATATTGCTCTTTCCCATTAAAGCCTCTCCTACCTagagcataaaaaaaaaaaattgatggtgGGTTTGCATAGATGTCTCCTACCATGCGGTTGGTCTGATGtggttgaaattttgtggacaggtacaTCATGAAGTTCCATGCTCACGTGTCAAGTTTCAATCTAAATGAAGTTGGGCAATTGGTAAAATAAAACCTTAAACAATAGATAGACAATTGAAAGATCCAAAGTTGCTTGTACATACATAGAAAAGGTATATGAGTGAATTTGAATCCAAAACCTGACATGTAAGCAATTGAATACATTTTCTAGATAATAGAAGGTTGGAATTGTCATTTAACTTCTCCATACATGAGGTGAGTTCAGAAAGAGAAGCAAACAATTAACCTTAAACACTTGAACTGATAGCATCAAGTTTAAGAACAAATTTGCCCTATTATTATACTAGTTAATTTGCCCCATTATTTTACTACTTTGTACTATTTGAGCCATAAAGTGGAAGGTAAAGTAGAGATATATTCCTTTTGTTGGGATAAAGCTCCACTCACGTGAGAGGTTTGCTGTGTAACAGGCAATGAAGGGATCAAGGGATCCGGCTCCTgtccagggagctcagcgcccAGGGCACATCCAGGGGGtttccaagggttgggttgtgaTGCACATATCTTGGCACACACCtagagatgtgtgtggcacagcccaacagctggatgctccctggacatgctgggctccctggagaggagctcaatacGGGGTCAAGTGGGTTTTGTGCTCAACATTGTACTTAGTTGCCACTACTATTAATGTGACCTTTTAGGTAAAAGTTCTCTCATGAGTGAGTCATGACTAAATTAGTAGGTGCTTTGATGATGTTTTGGtagttagaacttagaagacATCTTATTTGCTGATTAAACCACCCCCTTTGATTGTTGGACTAACTGCTCAATTAACTTTGTGCACCCTAATCTCTTTGACTAATGTTGAAGGTAACAACTGCTAACTACTTTTATCCTAATCACAGGTGGTTTAATCGGCATTTTAAGATGTCTTCTATCTACCAAAACACCATCAAAGCACCAACCAATTTAGTCATGACTCACTCATGAAGAGACCTTTCTTAAGTGTAAATTGTGTTAGAGGGTGGATTTTGGCGAAACTGTAAGGTTGTTTCATTGCAACGTAGTGGTCATGAGTTTGAGTTAGAAAACAATCTCTCCGCAAAGTAGGGGTAAAATTGCATACGTTATCACCCTCTCAAAAATCTGTAGTGACAGAAATCTCGTGCACTAGATACGCCCCTAGCCTACTTAGCAAATGCATGCCTAGCCACTTAACTATCATAAAAGAGTCGTATCTAACTGGAGATTTGTAGTATCTCTCTTATTTGTTTTATCTCCCAATATTACTTTCCAATAGGTATTTGCAAAAGGGTTACTTATGGGTATCTTGTTCAATACCACATTTTTTGTATTATTAATGAGAATGCCTTCTTAATTCCTGGAATGCACATTTCAAAAGTCCTGATATAGAGGTTCTAAATGTTGGTTATGATGGTACCAAATTAAAATTGTAATTCATGAATCTTACCTCATGTAACATAGGGGTTTCAAACTATTACAAGAGGGACTTGGGGTTACCTAATATAGTCCACAAGTACAGACTCTTCAAAGGAATACAACACTTGATCAAGTGATTGACCGCAGGGAAGAATGGGTACTCCTCGAACAACTCTGGCACAAGATCAAcaacgggaaaaaaaaaatctctatacTACTTAGTGTTCAAATCCCTAACTCTCAAAAACacaataaagagagagaaagagagataggagGAAAGGCCCAGAGAGAGACTAATAACTCTTCCTTGTGCAAGATGTGTTCTCTATCTTCCTGTTTTGTTGATTATTTATGGATTTTAACTATCTTTCCTTGTAGCAGTTAACAAGTCAAGTGGTGAGATCCTATTAGTTGATTTTATCGAAGTGTCTTTATGTGAGTCAAACTTTTATTTTCTAAATAAAGTTATCTACTTTCATGGTctccaaaaaatatttataacaTTTAAATCTCCAAATAAATAGTTTCCCCACATTTTAGTCCCTCCACTTAACAATATCGTATAATGGATTACATGCATGGAAATAATTATTGTCACCACCTTAGTTTGTTGAAATAGTTTATACAAGAATCTCGATTATTGATTGGAcataaaaacattttcaaacatcttttaatagaaaaaagaaCCCTGAAAGGTAGTGTGGCCCCTGTGCCCAGAACAGAGGGACACAAAATGACTACCTGATCCTCCATGAAAGGGGGAAATCCTACCCATGTTAATGCTTCCGTGCACGCTCCCATGAGCCCCCGCGTTGGCGCAAGGGCTACATTGCCATTTAGGGAaccctctcattttttttaaatatagttattaataaataataatatttaagtTCTTTTACAAATTATTTACAAAAAATATCATCAATCTCAAAATTTTGTCCAATCGCAATTAGATACCTCTCTCATGATATTCGCCTTATTTGGTTGTGGTTTCTTTATTGAGCGAATGTTCCATTCACAATCCAATATTATGAATCCAATATTTTATATATAGGCAGGAAGACAACAATCATTAGTACACCAAACTGCATAATATTCAAATGCATCGATAAGCAAATCTCAAGTTTGGGAACCAAAGATTAAACCATTACTAAGAATCTCAATACATTAAACCATTACTAAGAATCTCAATACACATACATCTTACAATAGTTCATACAAGACTCTCAAGTGATCATGTTCAATATACAAAATTATGAATACT harbors:
- the LOC122658878 gene encoding uncharacterized protein LOC122658878, which translates into the protein MGMSGCRVIFSHFLLLSVAAIVININQARFAHGLVEHNSNSTMMPLIKPGMVGSVVLNETRRRLGTFQICALCTCCGGPKGLCLPSPCCYAINCNIPNRPFGFCSFTPKTCNCFGCHL